One genomic window of Streptomonospora nanhaiensis includes the following:
- a CDS encoding ANTAR domain-containing protein has product MEVGNDVTSKSTANDTETAFGVIERTSTGWRVRSGEELPDLLNAMVLADLLAAEERPRASTPPAPPRAEADSSEEERLRLTVAQLQHALHTRVVVEQAIGVLAERRRLTPRKAFELLRSASRSRGRKVADMAREVVASCTNPLTVLPGELAGDGAVAQAAPPRRR; this is encoded by the coding sequence ATGGAAGTGGGGAATGACGTGACGTCGAAGAGCACGGCGAACGACACCGAGACCGCGTTCGGCGTTATCGAGCGCACCTCCACAGGCTGGCGCGTGCGCAGCGGCGAGGAGCTTCCGGACCTGCTCAACGCCATGGTGCTGGCCGACCTGCTGGCCGCCGAGGAGCGGCCGCGCGCGTCCACCCCGCCCGCTCCCCCGCGCGCCGAGGCCGACTCCTCCGAGGAGGAGCGGCTGCGCCTGACCGTGGCCCAGCTCCAGCACGCGCTGCACACCCGCGTGGTGGTCGAGCAGGCCATCGGCGTGCTGGCCGAGCGCCGCCGGCTCACCCCGCGCAAGGCGTTCGAGCTGCTGCGGTCGGCCTCGCGCTCGCGCGGGCGCAAGGTCGCCGACATGGCGCGCGAGGTCGTGGCGAGCTGCACCAACCCGCTGACCGTCCTGCCCGGCGAACTCGCCGGCGACGGCGCGGTGGCGCAGGCCGCACCGCCCCGGCGCCGCTGA
- a CDS encoding NUDIX domain-containing protein: MSLAALHGDARSVLTAWRAPDPAQERLRLAYLDHLGRHPDAMSRDCLAGHLTASAAIVDPEGTRAVLTLHRKIGKWLQTGGHCEDGDPSLSAAALREAAEESGITGLRLLPGPVRLDRHWVGCGGGTWHLDVQYAVVAEAGDAPLALDAEESADLGWFPVDAVPEPSDDACRSLVRAAARAVRAARA, from the coding sequence GTGAGCCTGGCGGCGCTGCACGGCGACGCCCGCTCCGTCCTGACCGCCTGGCGGGCGCCCGATCCCGCCCAGGAGCGGCTGCGCCTGGCCTACCTGGACCACCTCGGCCGCCACCCCGACGCCATGTCGCGCGACTGCCTGGCCGGGCACCTCACCGCCAGCGCCGCCATCGTCGACCCCGAGGGCACGCGGGCGGTGCTGACCCTGCACCGCAAGATCGGCAAGTGGCTGCAGACCGGCGGGCACTGCGAGGACGGCGACCCCTCGCTGAGCGCCGCCGCGCTGCGCGAGGCCGCCGAGGAGTCCGGTATCACCGGGCTGCGCCTGCTGCCGGGTCCGGTGCGGCTGGACCGGCACTGGGTGGGCTGCGGCGGCGGGACCTGGCACCTGGACGTGCAGTACGCGGTGGTGGCCGAGGCGGGCGACGCCCCGCTGGCGCTCGACGCCGAGGAGTCCGCCGACCTCGGCTGGTTCCCCGTGGACGCCGTGCCCGAGCCCAGCGACGACGCCTGCCGCAGCCTGGTGCGGGCGGCGGCGCGCGCGGTGCGCGCCGCGCGGGCCTGA
- a CDS encoding WhiB family transcriptional regulator, protein MLASVLETSTFGDVEILCRSEPDLFFAEAPADVEAAKAICQDCPVREQCLAEALERREPWGVWGGQLLVAGKIVPRKRPRGRPRKDAEPVAA, encoded by the coding sequence ATGCTTGCGTCGGTCCTGGAGACTTCGACCTTCGGGGACGTCGAGATCCTGTGCCGTTCCGAGCCCGACCTCTTCTTCGCCGAGGCCCCGGCGGACGTCGAGGCCGCCAAGGCCATCTGCCAGGACTGCCCGGTCCGCGAGCAGTGCCTGGCCGAGGCGCTGGAGCGCCGGGAGCCCTGGGGCGTCTGGGGCGGCCAGCTGCTCGTCGCCGGCAAGATCGTGCCCCGCAAGCGGCCCCGCGGCCGGCCGCGCAAGGACGCCGAGCCCGTCGCGGCCTGA
- a CDS encoding mycoredoxin, with protein MTTQANGQITMYTTPWCGFCKRLKSQLAREGIAVNEVDIEQDPAAADYVMRVNGGNQTVPTVLFADGTAMTNPSLAQVKEKLVASSS; from the coding sequence ATGACCACCCAGGCCAACGGGCAGATCACCATGTACACCACTCCCTGGTGCGGCTTCTGCAAGCGGTTGAAGAGTCAGCTCGCGCGTGAGGGCATCGCCGTCAACGAGGTCGACATCGAACAGGACCCCGCTGCGGCCGACTACGTCATGCGGGTGAACGGCGGCAACCAGACCGTACCGACCGTCCTGTTCGCCGACGGTACGGCCATGACCAACCCGTCGCTGGCTCAGGTCAAGGAGAAGTTGGTGGCGTCGTCCTCGTGA
- the tesB gene encoding acyl-CoA thioesterase II, whose product MGEQHSGRPTDPAAGAGTAPAGADQPVRAQTVEGLLGILDLERIEDNIFRGRSPDGGPQRVFGGQVAGQALVAAGRTVPEDRSVHSLHAYFIRPGDPAVPIVYDVDRVRDGRSFTTRRVTAIQHGKAIFTLSASFHKSEPGLEHQVAMPEAPAPDDLPSMRDRLYTAFGRVPRFASWHPIELRPVGPLSFEAERDPSLRTTRNLVWLKVKGTLPDDPMLHVCLMTYASDMTLLDTVLLRHGRSFAGLSMASLDHAMWFHRPFRADEWLLYAQETPSAGGARGLARGLVFTRQGELVCSVVQEGLLRVVEDRPAGS is encoded by the coding sequence ATGGGCGAGCAGCACAGCGGCAGACCGACTGACCCGGCCGCGGGCGCCGGCACCGCGCCCGCCGGCGCCGACCAGCCCGTGCGGGCCCAGACCGTCGAGGGCCTGCTGGGCATCCTCGACCTCGAACGCATCGAGGACAACATCTTCCGCGGGCGCAGCCCCGACGGCGGCCCTCAGCGGGTCTTCGGCGGGCAGGTCGCCGGCCAGGCACTGGTCGCGGCCGGGCGCACCGTGCCCGAGGACCGCTCCGTGCACTCCCTGCACGCCTACTTCATCCGGCCCGGCGACCCCGCCGTGCCGATCGTCTACGACGTCGACCGCGTGCGCGACGGCCGCTCGTTCACCACCCGCCGGGTCACCGCCATCCAGCACGGCAAGGCGATCTTCACCCTGTCGGCGTCCTTCCACAAGAGCGAGCCCGGCCTCGAACACCAGGTCGCCATGCCCGAGGCCCCCGCGCCCGACGACCTCCCCTCCATGCGCGACCGCCTCTACACCGCCTTCGGCAGGGTCCCGCGCTTCGCCAGCTGGCACCCCATCGAGCTGCGGCCGGTGGGGCCGCTGTCCTTCGAGGCCGAACGCGACCCCAGCCTGCGCACCACGCGCAACCTGGTGTGGCTCAAGGTCAAGGGCACCCTGCCCGACGACCCCATGCTGCACGTGTGCCTGATGACCTACGCCTCGGACATGACCCTGCTCGACACCGTGCTGCTGCGCCACGGCCGCTCCTTCGCGGGGCTGTCCATGGCCAGCCTCGACCACGCCATGTGGTTCCACCGGCCCTTCCGCGCCGACGAGTGGCTGCTCTACGCCCAGGAGACCCCCAGCGCCGGCGGCGCCCGGGGGCTCGCGCGCGGACTGGTGTTCACCCGCCAGGGCGAACTCGTGTGCTCGGTCGTGCAGGAGGGCCTGCTGCGGGTCGTCGAGGACCGCCCGGCCGGCTCCTGA
- a CDS encoding sensor histidine kinase: MARARAAAARGARGGDDGGGGEGEMTTEDPRGRGRPEPRPPEGGAGPGGAARALGDALWRRPGAVPRWLPADPPGTGPAVVGGVHAAWAARRGRDARSLRRRSALLVLPVLAYPLPWLARLAGRPGARGREQANGALLLTATALAVSVFSALQLVAFGVPAPVPLLLGAALGLPVLALGRSVLVAWRWLTAALPAAPLLAAVAAGPAPPGPGVPDVPFPVAPALLYLLVCYLLATQYDRAVVAAAGACSSVMAVAATAAASSPPAAVAWSALLVLGALVLGDNVRLRRAHGGRLRRAGGTGGGLGGTRASVPAGADQAPGARKGALPGGAGARRGGVPLLEAVLDALWRWPARRPGGPLRLLGGPRRPARGRVVAGVCGALARGSQPVTLTLRVVFPLVGLPLGLVAYLLLWLVLPAEDDPPAEPEDADSEAPPAAPLPLPRELTAWALLLGVSAGLASLTAVQLTQFHQVPALAAVVLGFALGLPFALLPTAPLLTWRVMAAGLFATLLAVGAVGTVGAPPQNLWPWPVAALLALPVVLYAVAVSYPGWISAGVGILTVAFDVLAAYPLTGTHPAQTGWIAAVAAAVLLLGYNVRGRRTAQRRLAEESRLRRRDRARQAVLEERSRIARELHDVVSHHMSMIAIQADAAPYKFAGLEPGPTETFHAIRDAARDALAEMRRVVGLLREEDEGGPERAPQPGLALVPELVAQARQAGMDIALDAPPPEEAPPGGTGAPGLPDAVDLSAYRIVQESISNAGRHAPGAAVSVALRRTPSQVTVRVVNGPPDPAAAGGGRGAVDSGGHGLVGMRERVAMLGGRLRAGPTAEGGFEVVAELPPAAPPD, from the coding sequence GTGGCGCGCGCACGCGCCGCGGCCGCGCGGGGCGCGCGCGGCGGGGACGACGGCGGGGGCGGCGAGGGCGAGATGACCACCGAGGATCCGCGGGGGCGCGGCCGGCCGGAGCCGCGTCCGCCCGAGGGCGGCGCGGGGCCCGGCGGCGCCGCGCGCGCCCTGGGCGACGCGCTGTGGCGGCGGCCCGGCGCGGTCCCCCGGTGGCTCCCGGCGGACCCCCCGGGCACCGGTCCGGCCGTGGTCGGCGGGGTGCACGCCGCGTGGGCGGCCCGGCGCGGGCGCGACGCCCGGTCGCTGCGCCGCCGGTCCGCGCTGCTCGTACTACCCGTGCTGGCCTATCCGCTGCCGTGGCTGGCGCGGCTGGCGGGGCGCCCGGGGGCCCGCGGGCGCGAGCAGGCCAACGGCGCGCTGCTGCTGACGGCGACGGCGCTGGCCGTGAGCGTCTTCAGCGCCCTGCAGCTGGTGGCGTTCGGCGTGCCGGCGCCCGTTCCGCTCCTGCTGGGCGCCGCGCTGGGCCTGCCCGTTCTGGCCCTGGGCCGCTCGGTGCTGGTGGCGTGGCGGTGGCTGACGGCGGCGCTGCCCGCCGCCCCGCTCCTGGCGGCGGTCGCCGCCGGACCCGCCCCGCCCGGCCCGGGGGTGCCCGACGTCCCGTTCCCCGTCGCGCCCGCGCTGCTGTACCTGCTGGTCTGCTACCTGCTGGCCACCCAGTACGACCGCGCGGTGGTGGCGGCGGCCGGTGCGTGCTCCTCGGTGATGGCGGTCGCGGCCACGGCCGCCGCCTCCTCACCGCCGGCGGCCGTGGCCTGGTCGGCGCTGCTGGTGCTGGGCGCGCTGGTGCTGGGCGACAACGTCCGGCTGCGCCGCGCGCACGGCGGGCGGCTGCGCCGCGCGGGCGGCACCGGCGGAGGGCTGGGCGGGACGCGGGCCTCGGTGCCCGCCGGAGCGGATCAAGCGCCCGGCGCGCGGAAGGGCGCCTTGCCCGGCGGCGCGGGGGCGCGGCGCGGCGGCGTGCCGCTGCTGGAGGCGGTGCTGGACGCGCTGTGGCGGTGGCCCGCCCGGCGGCCCGGCGGCCCGCTGCGGCTGCTGGGCGGCCCGCGCCGGCCGGCGCGGGGCCGGGTGGTCGCGGGCGTGTGCGGGGCCCTGGCGCGCGGCTCCCAGCCGGTCACCCTCACCCTGCGGGTGGTGTTCCCGCTGGTCGGCCTGCCGCTCGGGCTGGTCGCCTACCTGCTGCTGTGGCTGGTGCTGCCCGCCGAGGACGACCCCCCGGCCGAGCCGGAGGACGCCGACTCCGAAGCGCCGCCCGCCGCGCCGCTCCCGCTGCCCCGCGAGCTGACGGCGTGGGCGCTGCTGCTGGGAGTGAGCGCCGGCCTGGCCTCGCTGACCGCCGTGCAGCTCACGCAGTTCCACCAGGTGCCCGCGCTCGCGGCCGTCGTGCTGGGGTTCGCCCTGGGCCTGCCGTTCGCGCTGCTGCCCACCGCGCCGCTGCTGACCTGGCGCGTCATGGCGGCGGGCCTCTTCGCGACCCTGCTGGCGGTGGGCGCGGTCGGCACGGTGGGCGCGCCGCCGCAGAACCTGTGGCCCTGGCCGGTGGCCGCGCTGCTGGCCCTGCCCGTCGTGCTCTACGCGGTGGCGGTGTCCTACCCGGGCTGGATCTCGGCGGGGGTGGGGATTTTGACGGTCGCCTTCGACGTGCTCGCCGCCTATCCCCTCACCGGCACCCATCCCGCCCAGACCGGCTGGATCGCGGCCGTCGCGGCGGCGGTGCTGCTGCTGGGCTACAACGTGCGCGGCCGGCGCACCGCCCAGCGGCGCCTGGCCGAGGAGAGCCGGCTGCGCCGCCGCGACCGCGCCCGCCAGGCGGTCCTGGAGGAGCGCTCCCGCATCGCGCGCGAACTGCACGACGTGGTGTCGCACCACATGTCGATGATCGCCATCCAGGCCGACGCCGCACCCTACAAGTTCGCCGGGCTGGAGCCGGGCCCCACCGAGACCTTCCACGCCATCCGCGACGCCGCGCGCGACGCGCTGGCCGAGATGCGCCGGGTGGTGGGGCTGCTGCGCGAGGAGGACGAGGGCGGCCCCGAGCGCGCGCCGCAGCCGGGGCTGGCGCTGGTGCCCGAACTGGTGGCCCAGGCGCGCCAGGCCGGCATGGACATCGCCCTGGACGCGCCCCCGCCGGAGGAGGCGCCGCCGGGCGGGACCGGGGCCCCGGGCCTGCCCGACGCGGTCGACCTGTCGGCCTACCGGATCGTGCAGGAGTCCATCAGCAACGCGGGCCGGCACGCGCCCGGAGCGGCCGTCTCGGTCGCGCTGCGGCGGACGCCGTCGCAGGTCACCGTGCGCGTGGTCAACGGGCCCCCCGACCCGGCCGCGGCGGGCGGCGGCCGGGGCGCGGTGGACTCCGGCGGGCACGGCCTGGTGGGCATGCGCGAGCGGGTGGCCATGCTCGGGGGCAGGCTGCGGGCCGGGCCCACCGCCGAGGGCGGGTTCGAGGTCGTCGCCGAACTGCCGCCGGCGGCGCCGCCGGACTAG
- a CDS encoding M48 metallopeptidase family protein, with translation MPPNTKVEVRRSSRRRRTVSAYRDGDKTVVLVPATFSRAEEQRWVDRMLERLEAREERRRPDDDALHARARDLADRYLDGRARPDSVRWVDNQRARWGSCTPENRSIRLSKRLAGMPAWVVDYVLVHELVHLLIPHHGAEFWELVHRYPKAERARGYLEGVSAAARTEAGGAEGGEMDDDVEDLHPDDSADLGPGGADARPVDGVGMGGT, from the coding sequence GTGCCTCCGAACACCAAGGTCGAGGTACGCCGAAGCTCCCGCCGCAGGCGGACCGTGTCCGCCTACCGCGACGGCGACAAAACGGTGGTCCTCGTTCCCGCGACGTTCTCCCGCGCTGAGGAGCAGCGCTGGGTGGACCGCATGCTGGAGCGGCTGGAGGCACGCGAGGAGCGCCGCCGCCCCGACGACGACGCCCTGCACGCCCGCGCCCGCGACCTCGCCGACCGCTACCTCGACGGCCGCGCCCGCCCCGACAGCGTGCGCTGGGTCGACAACCAGCGGGCCCGATGGGGCTCCTGCACCCCCGAGAACCGGTCCATCCGGCTGTCCAAGCGCCTGGCCGGCATGCCCGCGTGGGTGGTCGACTACGTCCTCGTGCACGAACTCGTGCACCTGCTCATCCCGCACCACGGCGCGGAGTTCTGGGAACTCGTGCACCGCTACCCCAAGGCCGAGCGCGCCCGGGGCTACCTCGAAGGTGTGAGCGCCGCCGCGCGCACCGAGGCCGGCGGCGCCGAGGGCGGCGAGATGGACGACGACGTCGAGGACCTGCACCCCGACGACAGCGCCGACCTCGGCCCCGGCGGCGCCGACGCCCGCCCGGTCGACGGGGTCGGCATGGGCGGCACCTGA
- a CDS encoding dipeptidase yields the protein MDVREFVEGHRNDFVAALKEWVAIPSVSADPTRHGDVRRSAEWLRDHLRAAGFPTAEVWETGGLPAVFAEWPAADPAAPTVLVYGHHDVQPARVADGWDTDPFVAEERGDRLVGRGTSDDKGQVLFHTLGVKAAIAASGGSAPPVTVRLLVEGEEESGSPHFAELLRANRDRLACDVVVISDTTMWGADTPSMCVGMRGLTDCEISLTGPRADVHSGSFGGAVPNPARALAALLADLHDADGRVAVPGFYDDVVEISDTERALIARLPFDEAEWLRTAGAGAAAGEAGYSTLERVWVRPTAEVNGLWGGHTGAGTKTIVPRSAHAKVSFRLVPDQEPARVQEAVRAFVAERVPAGLRAEVVFNGPGVRPCASDLDSAALRAARSAMERAFGTEVLFTREGGSGPEADIADILRAPLVFVAVGLNDDRIHAPNEKVEIPLLLKGAESAAYLWEHLAVGAPHAG from the coding sequence ATGGACGTGCGGGAGTTCGTGGAGGGGCACCGGAACGACTTCGTCGCCGCCCTGAAGGAGTGGGTCGCCATCCCCTCGGTGTCGGCCGACCCCACCCGCCACGGCGACGTCCGCCGCTCCGCCGAGTGGCTGCGCGACCACCTGCGGGCGGCCGGGTTCCCCACGGCCGAGGTGTGGGAGACCGGCGGCCTGCCCGCCGTCTTCGCCGAGTGGCCCGCCGCGGACCCCGCCGCGCCCACCGTGCTCGTCTACGGCCACCACGACGTCCAGCCCGCCCGCGTGGCCGACGGCTGGGACACCGACCCCTTCGTGGCCGAGGAGCGCGGCGACCGGCTCGTGGGGCGCGGCACCTCCGACGACAAGGGCCAGGTGCTGTTCCACACCCTCGGCGTCAAGGCCGCCATCGCGGCCTCGGGCGGCTCCGCGCCGCCGGTGACCGTGCGGCTGCTGGTGGAGGGCGAGGAGGAGTCGGGCTCGCCGCACTTCGCCGAGCTGCTGCGCGCCAACCGCGACCGGCTGGCCTGCGACGTCGTCGTCATCTCCGACACCACCATGTGGGGCGCCGACACCCCCTCGATGTGCGTGGGCATGCGCGGCCTGACCGACTGCGAGATCTCCCTCACCGGCCCGCGCGCCGACGTGCACAGCGGCTCCTTCGGCGGCGCGGTCCCCAACCCCGCCCGCGCGCTGGCCGCGCTCCTGGCCGACCTGCACGACGCCGACGGCCGGGTCGCCGTGCCCGGGTTCTACGACGACGTCGTGGAGATCAGCGACACCGAGCGCGCCCTGATCGCCCGGCTGCCCTTCGACGAGGCCGAGTGGCTGCGCACCGCCGGCGCCGGCGCGGCGGCCGGCGAGGCCGGCTACAGCACGCTGGAGCGCGTGTGGGTGCGGCCCACCGCCGAGGTCAACGGCCTGTGGGGCGGCCACACCGGCGCCGGCACCAAGACCATCGTGCCGCGCTCGGCCCACGCCAAGGTCAGCTTCCGGCTGGTCCCCGACCAGGAGCCCGCCCGTGTGCAGGAGGCGGTGCGCGCGTTCGTGGCCGAGCGGGTGCCGGCCGGGCTGCGCGCCGAGGTCGTCTTCAACGGCCCGGGCGTGCGTCCCTGCGCCTCCGACCTGGACTCCGCGGCGCTGCGCGCGGCGCGTTCCGCCATGGAGCGGGCGTTCGGCACCGAGGTGCTGTTCACCCGCGAGGGCGGCAGCGGCCCCGAGGCCGACATCGCCGATATCCTCCGGGCGCCGCTGGTGTTCGTGGCCGTGGGCCTCAACGACGATCGCATCCACGCGCCCAACGAGAAGGTCGAGATCCCGCTCCTGCTGAAAGGCGCTGAGAGCGCCGCCTATCTGTGGGAGCATCTGGCCGTCGGGGCGCCCCACGCCGGCTGA
- the nudC gene encoding NAD(+) diphosphatase: MPPEEIPALSRGAVDLAGHRRTDDAWLDKSWADPGTRVLVLEGGDPASYGWQALLARQSRALVADGAEGGPRLVFVSPAEAPEGERFLLGADERDGTAYFAVVSAAEDPFPRVPGARPVSLREVGALLDDRDAGLFTHAVAVANWNATHRFCPACGGPTEPSAAGHVRVCVREGRENFPRTDPAVIMLVHREADGVEECLLGHNPRWPEHRYSVLAGFVEPGESLEQAVVREVAEEVGIAVAEPRYLTSQPWPFPRSLMLGFFARATGPARRTDAEEISEVRWLSRPALRAAAESGEVLLPGPVSIARRLIEHWYGGPLPGGF, from the coding sequence CTGCCACCAGAAGAGATCCCCGCCCTCTCCCGCGGCGCGGTCGACCTCGCCGGGCACCGCCGCACCGACGACGCCTGGCTGGACAAGTCCTGGGCCGACCCCGGCACCCGGGTGCTGGTCCTGGAGGGCGGCGACCCCGCCTCCTACGGCTGGCAGGCGCTGCTGGCGCGCCAGTCCCGCGCCCTGGTGGCCGACGGCGCCGAGGGCGGGCCCCGCCTGGTGTTCGTCTCGCCCGCCGAGGCCCCCGAGGGCGAGCGGTTCCTGCTGGGCGCGGACGAGCGCGACGGCACGGCCTACTTCGCGGTGGTCTCCGCGGCCGAGGACCCCTTCCCGCGCGTGCCCGGCGCGCGTCCGGTGTCGCTGCGCGAGGTCGGCGCGCTGCTGGACGACCGCGACGCCGGACTGTTCACCCACGCCGTCGCCGTGGCCAACTGGAACGCCACCCACCGCTTCTGCCCCGCCTGCGGCGGCCCCACCGAGCCCTCGGCGGCCGGGCACGTGCGCGTGTGCGTCCGGGAGGGGCGCGAGAACTTCCCCCGCACGGACCCCGCGGTGATCATGCTGGTGCACCGCGAGGCCGACGGGGTCGAGGAGTGCCTGCTGGGCCACAACCCGCGCTGGCCCGAGCACCGCTACTCCGTGCTGGCGGGGTTCGTGGAGCCGGGGGAGTCGCTGGAGCAGGCCGTGGTGCGGGAGGTCGCCGAGGAGGTCGGGATCGCCGTGGCCGAGCCGCGCTACCTGACGTCGCAGCCCTGGCCGTTCCCGCGCAGCCTGATGCTGGGGTTCTTCGCGCGCGCCACGGGCCCGGCGCGGCGCACCGACGCCGAGGAGATCTCCGAGGTGCGCTGGCTGAGCCGCCCGGCGCTGCGCGCGGCGGCGGAGTCGGGCGAGGTGCTGCTGCCGGGGCCGGTGTCGATCGCGCGCCGGCTGATCGAGCACTGGTACGGCGGCCCGCTGCCCGGCGGGTTCTAG
- a CDS encoding ATP-dependent DNA helicase UvrD2: MDPDRILDGLDPEQLEAARALRGPVCILAGAGTGKTRAITHRIAHAVHSGVVAEQQVLAVTFTVRAAGEMRGRLRALGAPRVQARTFHSAAVRQLSYFWPQAIGGPMPTLIESKIQEVARAAHSCGLQLDRAGLRDLAGEIEWSKATQVRPADYEAAIGKAGRTAPMPAHDVARVYEAYEEQCRDRNLLDFESLLELTAGIIIEHPQIADRVRDQYRYFVVDEFQDVNPLQKLLLDAWLGDRDDLCVVGDPNQTIYSFAGATPSYLTGFSAAYPHATVVRLVRDYRSTPQVVRVANGALRHVRGPAAEHRLELVAQRPDGPDPVYTEYDDEPAEATSVARRIAALIDSGVPAREVAVLFRTNAQSAAYEQALSDAGVAYTVRGATRFFERQEIKQAVHTLRGARQGSDDEPLARTVHHILGPLGLTPQPPEGRQARERWESLAALAQLAEDVAAARPGATMADFVDELDARVATEHAPEYEGVTLASLHSAKGLEWDAVFLVGLTEGLMPIVFAETPEQIEEERRLFYVGVTRAREHLSLSWALARSPGGRRSRKPSRFLDGLRPASPSLASSRRDSRRQAKVVRCRICGTTLTDAAERKLARCGDCPADYDEALLERLKTWRRASAEKQKVPAYVIFTDSTLQAIAEHVPDDLAQLSRISGVGAVKLERYGEAVLALCAGREPADDGEEDPDGRAAQRQTD; encoded by the coding sequence ATGGACCCGGACCGCATCCTCGACGGGCTCGACCCCGAGCAGTTGGAGGCCGCCCGCGCCCTGCGCGGCCCCGTGTGCATCCTGGCCGGCGCCGGCACCGGCAAGACCCGCGCCATCACCCACCGCATCGCCCACGCCGTGCACAGCGGCGTCGTCGCCGAGCAGCAGGTGCTGGCCGTCACCTTCACCGTCCGCGCCGCCGGCGAGATGCGCGGCCGCCTGCGCGCGCTGGGCGCCCCCCGGGTCCAGGCCCGCACCTTCCACTCCGCCGCCGTGCGCCAGCTCTCCTACTTCTGGCCCCAGGCCATCGGCGGGCCCATGCCCACCCTCATCGAGAGCAAGATCCAGGAGGTCGCCCGCGCCGCGCACTCCTGCGGCCTGCAGCTCGACCGCGCCGGCCTGCGCGACCTCGCCGGCGAGATCGAGTGGTCCAAGGCCACCCAGGTCCGCCCCGCCGACTACGAGGCCGCCATCGGCAAGGCCGGCCGCACCGCGCCCATGCCCGCGCACGACGTCGCGCGCGTCTACGAGGCCTACGAGGAGCAGTGCCGCGACCGCAACCTGCTCGACTTCGAGTCCCTGCTCGAACTCACCGCCGGCATCATCATCGAGCACCCCCAGATCGCCGACCGCGTCCGCGACCAGTACCGCTACTTCGTCGTCGACGAGTTCCAGGACGTCAACCCGCTGCAGAAGCTGCTGCTCGACGCCTGGCTGGGCGACCGCGACGACCTCTGCGTCGTCGGCGACCCCAACCAGACCATCTACTCCTTCGCCGGCGCCACCCCCAGCTACCTCACCGGGTTCTCCGCCGCCTACCCCCACGCCACCGTGGTGCGCCTGGTCCGCGACTACCGGTCCACCCCCCAGGTCGTGCGCGTGGCCAACGGCGCGCTCCGGCACGTTCGCGGCCCCGCGGCCGAGCACCGCCTCGAACTCGTCGCCCAGCGCCCCGACGGCCCCGACCCCGTCTACACCGAGTACGACGACGAACCCGCCGAGGCCACCTCGGTCGCGCGCCGGATCGCCGCCCTCATCGACTCCGGCGTGCCCGCCCGCGAGGTCGCCGTGCTGTTCCGCACCAACGCCCAGTCCGCCGCCTACGAGCAGGCGCTGTCCGACGCCGGCGTGGCCTACACCGTGCGCGGCGCCACCCGGTTCTTCGAGCGCCAGGAGATCAAGCAGGCCGTGCACACCCTGCGCGGCGCCCGCCAGGGCTCCGACGACGAACCCCTGGCCCGCACGGTCCACCACATCCTCGGCCCCCTCGGCCTCACCCCCCAGCCGCCCGAGGGCCGCCAGGCGCGCGAGCGCTGGGAGTCCCTGGCCGCGCTCGCCCAGCTGGCCGAGGACGTCGCCGCCGCCCGCCCCGGCGCCACCATGGCCGACTTCGTCGACGAACTCGACGCCCGGGTCGCCACCGAGCACGCCCCCGAGTACGAGGGCGTCACCCTGGCCTCGCTGCACTCGGCCAAGGGCCTGGAATGGGACGCCGTCTTCCTCGTCGGCCTCACCGAGGGCCTGATGCCGATCGTCTTCGCCGAGACCCCCGAGCAGATCGAGGAGGAGCGGCGGCTGTTCTACGTCGGCGTCACCCGCGCCCGCGAGCACCTGTCGCTGTCGTGGGCGCTGGCCCGCTCGCCCGGGGGCCGCAGGTCCCGCAAGCCCTCCCGCTTCCTCGACGGCCTGCGCCCGGCCTCGCCCTCGCTGGCGTCCTCCCGGCGCGACTCCCGCCGGCAGGCCAAGGTCGTGCGCTGCCGCATCTGCGGCACCACCCTGACCGACGCCGCCGAACGCAAGCTCGCCCGCTGCGGGGACTGCCCCGCCGACTACGACGAAGCCCTGCTGGAGCGGCTCAAGACCTGGCGGCGCGCCTCCGCCGAGAAGCAGAAGGTCCCCGCCTACGTGATCTTCACCGACTCCACGCTGCAGGCCATCGCCGAACACGTGCCCGACGACCTCGCGCAACTCTCCCGCATATCCGGGGTCGGGGCCGTCAAGCTCGAACGCTACGGTGAGGCGGTGCTGGCCCTGTGCGCGGGCAGGGAGCCGGCCGACGACGGAGAGGAAGACCCCGATGGGCGAGCAGCACAGCGGCAGACCGACTGA